In Edaphobacter paludis, a single window of DNA contains:
- a CDS encoding LacI family DNA-binding transcriptional regulator translates to MSKSPTSPTHTAHRTSLKMLAEYLGLSPSTVSFVLNDAPGRSIPEVTRQRVKAAAAKFNYQPSMIARTLQGKRMQTIGVLLPELGEGYHSQVLSGVGDLLIREGFFYFTVHHRHKKELVAAYPELLRSRGVDGILAIDTHLPEGSHLPLPTVLVAGHTELAGVTNVILNHERAAELALRHLHELGHRKIAFMQGQPFSSDSDTRWAATLHVARELGLVVSDDLTIHLEKDSHSPEISYPGIRQLIQSRRQFTAVLCFNDVSAMGTIRALHEAGLRVPNDVSVLGFDDIQSSQYQVPSLTTIRQPLHEMGSTAARMLLKKLADEITPELIRVDPELIVRESTARASKPSKRPIAAK, encoded by the coding sequence ATGTCGAAATCTCCCACGTCTCCCACACATACAGCACACCGCACCAGCCTCAAAATGCTGGCCGAATATCTTGGGCTCAGTCCATCGACGGTATCGTTCGTTCTCAACGACGCACCCGGTCGATCCATCCCCGAGGTCACCCGTCAGCGTGTCAAGGCCGCAGCGGCAAAGTTCAACTACCAGCCCAGCATGATCGCCCGCACTCTCCAGGGGAAACGCATGCAGACCATTGGGGTCCTGCTGCCGGAGCTTGGCGAGGGATACCACTCCCAAGTGCTCAGTGGCGTCGGTGACCTGCTCATACGAGAGGGATTTTTCTATTTCACGGTCCACCACCGACACAAGAAGGAGCTGGTCGCGGCCTATCCCGAACTCCTACGGTCGCGCGGTGTGGACGGCATCCTGGCAATCGATACGCACCTGCCGGAAGGCTCTCATCTTCCACTGCCCACAGTTCTGGTTGCAGGACATACGGAACTTGCCGGCGTAACCAACGTAATTCTGAACCACGAGCGGGCTGCTGAACTCGCGTTGCGGCACCTCCACGAACTTGGTCATAGAAAGATCGCATTCATGCAGGGGCAGCCGTTCAGTTCCGACTCCGATACCCGCTGGGCTGCGACCTTGCACGTGGCCCGCGAACTAGGCCTCGTTGTAAGCGATGACCTGACGATTCACCTGGAAAAGGATTCCCATTCGCCCGAGATCAGCTATCCCGGCATTCGTCAGCTCATCCAGAGCAGGCGGCAGTTTACCGCGGTTCTTTGCTTCAACGACGTATCGGCGATGGGAACGATCCGCGCGCTGCACGAGGCCGGTCTACGCGTGCCCAACGACGTTTCGGTCCTTGGGTTCGACGACATTCAGTCTTCGCAATATCAAGTCCCAAGCCTTACGACCATCCGCCAGCCTCTGCACGAGATGGGAAGCACGGCCGCGAGAATGTTGTTGAAGAAGCTGGCAGACGAGATTACACCCGAACTAATTCGAGTCGATCCAGAGCTGATCGTTCGCGAATCTACAGCACGCGCAAGCAAGCCGTCAAAAAGACCCATTGCCGCAAAATAA
- the bglX gene encoding beta-glucosidase BglX — protein MRSDRAAKTGDTEMSRFVNDLLSRMTFEEKIGQMSQIALNEPQEVSPDQLILKGQVGSFLFITDANEINRLQHIAVDRSRLHIPLIFGFDVIHGFRTIYPVPLALSASWDPTMVEHVQSMAAKEASAVGVDWTFAPMVDIARDPRWGRIMEGAGEDPYLGSKMAAAQVRGFQGDTLGSPNHILACVKHFAGYGAAEGGRDYDSSDISDEQLWNVYLPPFEAAVHAGAGSLMPAYMDLNGVPAAGNKFLLQDVLRDKWKFDGFVVSDWDAVFNLTTHGFASGPEDAAARAVNAGVDMEMTSHVYRDNLAKAVKDGLVKQSTIDESVRRILTTKYRLGLFSHPYSDPSQVAAQLVSPEQRDAARKAAERTAVLLRNEGGLLPLSKSLKSIAVIGPLADSKPDIMGSWSLAGHPADAVTVLEGIRKRFGADATVSWAKGVEIARGQPSIFDSQFPSPQPTLTTDAARDAEFAHAIDLIKQSQVAVLVLGEAQNMSGEAASRSTLTLPGRQEQLLEAAVATGKPIVLVLLNGRPLNITWASQHVPAILDAWYPGTEGGNAIADLLFGDANPGGKLPVSWPRSVGQVPIFYAHNNTQNTDAHDTRYWDGSSAPLYPFGYGLSYTSFKLDDLKLASSTVKSGSSLMVSINVQNTGSVAGDEVVQLYTHQRSGSSSRPVRELKGFRRITLKRGDKQTITLQLDTRDLGFWSPQTHHWSIEPGTFDLWVGTDSTATNHATFTVLPQ, from the coding sequence GTGAGATCCGACCGCGCCGCGAAGACAGGCGATACGGAGATGTCTCGTTTTGTGAACGATCTGCTGAGCAGGATGACTTTTGAGGAGAAGATTGGCCAGATGAGCCAGATTGCGCTGAACGAGCCGCAGGAGGTCTCGCCCGACCAACTCATCCTCAAAGGGCAGGTAGGCTCTTTTCTCTTTATCACCGATGCTAATGAGATTAATCGCCTCCAACACATTGCCGTAGATCGCAGTAGACTCCATATTCCGCTTATCTTCGGATTCGACGTGATTCATGGCTTTCGCACGATCTATCCGGTTCCGCTAGCTCTCTCGGCATCATGGGATCCGACCATGGTCGAGCACGTTCAGAGCATGGCGGCGAAAGAGGCCAGCGCCGTCGGCGTCGATTGGACGTTCGCACCCATGGTCGATATCGCGCGCGATCCACGATGGGGTCGCATCATGGAGGGCGCTGGCGAAGATCCATATCTCGGGTCCAAGATGGCAGCGGCCCAGGTCCGCGGTTTTCAGGGCGATACGCTGGGCAGCCCGAACCATATTCTTGCCTGCGTAAAACACTTTGCGGGTTATGGGGCGGCTGAGGGCGGACGCGACTACGACTCGTCCGATATCTCCGATGAGCAACTTTGGAACGTCTACCTTCCGCCGTTTGAGGCCGCGGTACACGCGGGCGCCGGTTCGCTGATGCCTGCATACATGGACCTGAACGGTGTGCCTGCGGCGGGCAATAAATTTTTGCTTCAGGATGTGCTCCGCGACAAATGGAAGTTCGATGGTTTTGTGGTGAGCGATTGGGATGCAGTGTTTAACCTGACCACGCATGGCTTTGCTTCTGGTCCTGAGGATGCGGCTGCGCGTGCCGTGAATGCCGGTGTGGATATGGAGATGACCAGCCACGTCTATCGCGACAATCTGGCGAAGGCAGTCAAAGATGGGCTGGTAAAGCAATCGACCATCGATGAGTCGGTGCGCCGCATTCTTACAACGAAGTATCGACTCGGCCTCTTCAGCCATCCCTACAGCGATCCTTCGCAGGTGGCAGCGCAATTGGTCTCCCCTGAACAGCGTGATGCAGCCAGGAAAGCGGCGGAACGAACTGCCGTCCTGCTGCGGAACGAGGGTGGTTTGCTTCCACTCAGCAAGTCGCTTAAATCGATTGCCGTGATCGGTCCCCTGGCGGATTCGAAGCCCGATATCATGGGGTCGTGGAGCCTTGCCGGCCATCCCGCGGACGCGGTCACGGTGCTTGAAGGAATCCGCAAACGTTTTGGTGCAGATGCTACGGTATCGTGGGCAAAGGGCGTCGAGATTGCACGAGGTCAGCCGTCGATCTTCGATAGCCAGTTTCCCAGCCCGCAGCCTACGCTGACAACTGATGCGGCGCGGGATGCGGAGTTTGCTCACGCTATCGATCTCATCAAGCAGTCCCAGGTTGCAGTGCTCGTCCTCGGAGAGGCGCAGAACATGAGTGGCGAGGCCGCCTCACGCTCCACCCTTACGCTTCCCGGGCGGCAGGAACAGCTTCTGGAAGCTGCAGTTGCAACTGGAAAACCGATAGTACTGGTGCTGCTCAATGGACGGCCGCTCAATATCACATGGGCATCGCAGCATGTGCCTGCCATCCTCGATGCGTGGTATCCCGGCACCGAGGGTGGTAATGCAATTGCCGACCTGCTCTTCGGCGACGCCAATCCCGGAGGCAAGCTGCCTGTCAGCTGGCCGCGCAGTGTGGGGCAGGTGCCTATCTTCTACGCGCACAACAACACGCAGAATACCGATGCGCACGACACTCGTTACTGGGATGGCTCGAGCGCGCCGCTCTATCCTTTCGGCTATGGACTCAGCTACACCAGCTTTAAGCTGGATGACCTTAAGCTGGCATCTTCCACTGTCAAATCCGGCTCGTCGCTGATGGTATCGATCAATGTGCAGAATACGGGATCGGTTGCGGGGGATGAAGTGGTGCAGCTTTATACTCACCAGCGATCCGGGAGTTCTTCCAGGCCGGTCCGCGAACTCAAAGGCTTTCGGCGCATAACTCTCAAGCGCGGTGATAAGCAAACAATCACGCTGCAACTCGACACACGCGACCTGGGTTTCTGGAGCCCGCAGACGCATCACTGGTCGATTGAGCCCGGCACGTTCGATCTCTGGGTAGGAACGGACTCTACCGCTACCAATCATGCCACTTTCACAGTTCTGCCACAGTAA